Proteins from a single region of Natronocella acetinitrilica:
- a CDS encoding transporter substrate-binding domain-containing protein: MGRNSSSENAWRVGVLFSQTGVTAVIEKSQLNGALLAIEEINEGGGVHGREIEPVIYDPGSVVARYGELAEHLLTEDDVNVIFGCYMSSSRKEVLPVIERRNALFFYPTLYEGFEYSANVIYGGAAPNQNSVPLASYLMENFGSRFYFVGSDYIYPRESNRVMRNVVRQGGGEVVGERYVTLEAGPHDFDKILEDVRAQAPDVIFSTVVGTGTINLYRAYLRTGGDGKRVPIASLTTNEAEVAEMGPEAAAGHITAAPYFRNIQSEANRRFLERYQRRFGTLDDVTSCCEAAYFQAHMFANALRATGSMDTDRLRSALQGADFDAPQGRVKIDPDNNHTYLQSRIGRVDDLGEYVVEMEVGRAIKPDPYLVTPALNDWSIRLMPPREGLITL, translated from the coding sequence ATGGGGCGCAACAGTTCGTCCGAGAATGCCTGGCGGGTCGGCGTGCTTTTCTCGCAGACCGGCGTCACCGCAGTCATCGAGAAGTCTCAACTCAATGGCGCCCTGCTTGCCATCGAGGAGATCAACGAGGGCGGCGGTGTGCACGGTCGGGAGATCGAGCCGGTGATCTATGATCCGGGCTCCGTCGTTGCACGCTATGGTGAACTCGCCGAGCACCTGCTCACCGAGGATGACGTCAATGTGATCTTCGGCTGCTACATGTCATCGAGCCGCAAAGAAGTGTTGCCTGTCATCGAGCGACGGAACGCACTGTTCTTCTACCCGACTCTATACGAGGGGTTCGAGTATTCCGCCAACGTTATCTACGGCGGCGCTGCACCAAACCAGAACAGCGTGCCCCTGGCCAGTTATCTGATGGAGAATTTCGGCAGCCGCTTCTATTTCGTCGGCTCCGACTACATCTACCCCAGGGAGTCGAACCGGGTCATGCGCAACGTCGTTCGCCAGGGCGGCGGCGAGGTTGTCGGTGAGCGCTACGTAACGCTGGAGGCCGGGCCGCACGACTTTGACAAGATCCTCGAGGACGTCCGCGCCCAGGCGCCTGACGTGATTTTCTCAACGGTGGTCGGTACCGGCACCATCAATCTCTATCGAGCCTATTTGCGCACTGGCGGCGACGGCAAGCGTGTTCCAATTGCCAGTCTCACCACAAACGAAGCCGAAGTGGCGGAGATGGGCCCCGAGGCGGCCGCCGGTCATATCACTGCGGCGCCTTACTTCCGCAACATCCAGAGTGAGGCCAACCGCCGCTTTCTCGAACGCTACCAGCGTCGCTTCGGCACGCTTGACGATGTGACCAGTTGCTGCGAGGCGGCGTACTTCCAGGCGCACATGTTCGCCAATGCCCTGCGCGCCACCGGGTCCATGGACACGGACCGGCTGCGCAGCGCGCTGCAGGGTGCCGATTTCGACGCACCCCAGGGGCGCGTCAAGATCGACCCCGACAACAACCACACCTATCTCCAGTCCCGCATCGGTCGCGTCGACGATCTGGGCGAATACGTGGTGGAGATGGAAGTGGGCCGCGCGATCAAGCCGGATCCCTATCTGGTGACGCCGGCACTGAACGACTGGAGTATTCGGCTTATGCCGCCCAGGGAAGGTCTGATCACCTTATGA
- a CDS encoding c-type cytochrome has translation MSTQDDTAFMRTFIGVMIGLTVLAVILLALALFAGSFDRSTEQGRAELQRERLERNLRPASAVRQDGEAMPVQMASDDSGDDDDADDDVVRTGSDINESVCMACHAEGRMDAAPSTGDNSVWQALFDDKGLDELVHNAINGIRGMPARGGDSSLSDQEVRNAVIYMLEESDVDAGEEEET, from the coding sequence GTGAGTACCCAGGACGATACGGCTTTCATGCGAACCTTTATCGGGGTCATGATCGGATTGACGGTTCTGGCCGTCATCCTGTTGGCCCTTGCCCTGTTTGCCGGTTCTTTCGACCGGTCGACGGAACAGGGCCGTGCTGAACTGCAACGCGAGCGTCTTGAGCGCAACCTGCGGCCCGCAAGTGCCGTACGCCAGGATGGGGAGGCCATGCCGGTACAGATGGCCAGTGATGATTCGGGAGATGACGACGACGCCGATGACGACGTCGTACGCACCGGGTCTGATATCAATGAGTCGGTCTGTATGGCCTGTCACGCCGAAGGCCGCATGGACGCTGCTCCCTCCACGGGAGATAACAGCGTCTGGCAGGCTCTTTTCGACGACAAGGGGCTCGATGAACTTGTCCATAACGCCATCAACGGCATTCGCGGGATGCCCGCCCGAGGCGGTGACTCCAGCCTGAGCGATCAGGAAGTGCGTAACGCGGTCATCTACATGCTTGAGGAAAGTGACGTGGATGCCGGTGAGGAAGAGGAGACCTGA
- a CDS encoding TorF family putative porin, with the protein MKKTLAVVASASVLVATSAVSANELGYGFSWGGDFGVTSNDIFQGQSETGGRPAIFGGFEIEHESGFYLGNANLSLFGGKEDPSYLEMEVYGGYGFDVTDALSLDLGVSHFFFPAAGGRAEFTELYAGVGYSFGDLDTGFTVLYELDDGEYLEYILGSGYSMPFNTFAFAELAYVDFDDSDATDFTYWLLGVGVSYAGLDFSVSYGDNDLSRREGGDGEQFAFTISTEF; encoded by the coding sequence ATGAAAAAGACCCTTGCCGTAGTCGCGTCCGCCAGCGTGCTGGTCGCGACTTCCGCCGTATCCGCGAACGAACTCGGATACGGTTTTTCCTGGGGTGGGGATTTCGGCGTCACATCCAACGACATCTTTCAGGGGCAGAGTGAAACGGGTGGACGGCCCGCCATATTCGGCGGCTTTGAAATCGAGCATGAGTCGGGTTTCTACCTTGGCAACGCCAACCTGAGCCTCTTCGGTGGCAAGGAGGATCCGAGCTATCTCGAAATGGAGGTCTATGGTGGTTACGGCTTTGATGTGACCGACGCACTTAGCCTCGACCTCGGGGTGTCGCACTTCTTCTTCCCGGCGGCAGGGGGGCGCGCCGAATTTACCGAGCTTTACGCAGGCGTCGGTTACAGTTTCGGCGATCTGGATACCGGCTTTACCGTGCTCTACGAGCTCGATGACGGCGAGTACCTGGAGTACATCCTGGGCTCTGGCTACAGCATGCCGTTCAACACCTTCGCATTCGCCGAGTTGGCATACGTCGATTTCGATGATTCCGACGCCACCGATTTCACGTACTGGTTGCTTGGTGTCGGTGTGAGCTACGCCGGGCTGGATTTCAGCGTGAGCTATGGCGATAACGACCTGTCGAGGCGCGAAGGCGGCGATGGTGAGCAGTTCGCATTCACCATCAGTACGGAGTTCTAG
- a CDS encoding ANTAR domain-containing response regulator, with amino-acid sequence MATSSIIKDLRALRVLVMHPRDSHAEELLQQVTRIGCRAEAIWPLPQSVPDCADVVFVEVNETPSRGLRHLFDGGATSRPTLIGIAGYENPSVLQNLLELRVDAVVTKPLRAYGVLSSMVMARRIWHEFRCVEKTISKLKSKVENTQKISQAKFILMRLHKISEEEAYRTIRSQAMSKRTTTAEIAQAIINADGILGNISSKGEEVEAPLGRLDIRSAKS; translated from the coding sequence ATGGCAACAAGCAGCATCATAAAGGACCTTCGGGCGCTGCGCGTGCTCGTGATGCATCCTCGTGACAGCCACGCTGAAGAGCTGTTGCAGCAGGTGACCCGCATCGGTTGCCGGGCGGAGGCGATCTGGCCTTTGCCGCAGTCCGTCCCTGATTGTGCGGATGTGGTGTTCGTGGAAGTGAACGAAACACCGTCTCGCGGGCTGCGCCACCTGTTTGATGGTGGCGCGACCAGCCGGCCCACGTTGATTGGCATTGCCGGCTATGAGAATCCGTCGGTATTGCAGAACCTGCTGGAACTGCGTGTGGACGCGGTGGTGACCAAGCCCCTGCGGGCCTATGGCGTGCTGAGCAGCATGGTCATGGCACGGCGAATCTGGCATGAGTTCCGCTGCGTAGAAAAAACGATAAGCAAATTGAAGTCCAAGGTCGAGAACACGCAAAAGATCAGTCAGGCGAAATTCATTCTGATGCGCCTGCATAAAATCAGCGAAGAGGAGGCCTACCGCACAATTCGTTCCCAGGCGATGTCGAAGCGAACAACGACTGCGGAGATCGCCCAGGCAATCATTAACGCGGATGGAATACTCGGCAATATAAGCAGTAAAGGGGAAGAGGTTGAGGCGCCCTTGGGACGTCTCGATATTCGTAGCGCTAAGTCCTGA